A window of the Comamonas sp. Y33R10-2 genome harbors these coding sequences:
- a CDS encoding DUF938 domain-containing protein, which translates to MNATRPPSQPLPFSQACENNQAAIFAILKTALQASRHVLEIGSGTGQHSVYFAPRLPQLIWQTSDLSDNHPSIVAWHTAHPAPNLRAPLAFDLSSSPWPASANQPGFDAVFTSNICHIVAWPLVQRMFEMVGAHLPEGGIFAIYGPFNYGGRFTSDSNRAFDAWLRLRDAQSGLRDFENVVALAAQHGMQLQIDEAMPANNRTLVFRKTQQQ; encoded by the coding sequence ATGAACGCTACGCGCCCTCCATCCCAGCCCCTGCCTTTTTCTCAGGCCTGTGAGAACAATCAAGCCGCCATTTTTGCTATCCTAAAAACAGCGCTGCAAGCCAGCCGGCATGTGCTTGAGATTGGCTCTGGCACCGGCCAGCACAGCGTGTATTTTGCACCGCGCCTGCCTCAGTTAATCTGGCAGACCAGCGACTTGAGCGACAACCACCCCAGCATTGTGGCTTGGCATACCGCACACCCTGCACCCAATCTGCGTGCGCCGCTAGCCTTCGATCTCTCAAGCAGCCCATGGCCCGCTTCCGCAAATCAACCAGGGTTTGACGCGGTGTTTACCAGCAATATCTGCCACATCGTGGCTTGGCCGCTGGTGCAGCGCATGTTTGAGATGGTGGGCGCGCATTTGCCTGAAGGCGGCATTTTTGCGATTTACGGCCCATTCAACTACGGTGGGCGTTTTACCAGCGATAGCAATCGAGCTTTTGATGCTTGGCTGCGCCTGCGCGATGCTCAAAGCGGCCTGCGCGATTTTGAAAATGTGGTGGCTCTGGCCGCACAGCACGGCATGCAGCTGCAAATTGATGAGGCCATGCCGGCCAATAACCGCACGCTGGTGTTTCGTAAAACCCAGCAGCAGTAA
- a CDS encoding pentapeptide repeat-containing protein, which produces MYFESTDFEQNSSLPKGWEESSFKYCNFSRLDIEGRGFEGVLVGCVIERCEWYWSLFNVATFVNVEFKNCVFRGATFSSCSFTECRFIECKFIKDNLGSDCRFDESRWYACTQSDCIGLPKEVTYKD; this is translated from the coding sequence GTGTATTTCGAGAGCACGGATTTTGAGCAGAACAGTTCGCTCCCCAAGGGTTGGGAGGAAAGCTCATTCAAGTACTGCAACTTCAGCAGACTCGACATTGAAGGTCGTGGCTTTGAAGGCGTTCTAGTCGGCTGTGTAATCGAAAGATGCGAATGGTACTGGAGCCTCTTCAACGTCGCGACCTTCGTAAATGTCGAGTTCAAGAACTGCGTTTTTCGAGGTGCCACCTTTTCCAGCTGCAGCTTCACTGAATGTCGCTTCATTGAGTGCAAGTTCATCAAAGACAATCTCGGTAGCGATTGCAGGTTCGATGAGAGCCGTTGGTATGCGTGCACGCAATCCGATTGCATTGGCCTTCCGAAGGAAGTGACTTACAAAGACTAG
- a CDS encoding phage integrase N-terminal SAM-like domain-containing protein, which produces MNAPSPLPKKRLSRLREHLRGRHYSIRTQEAYAEWAKCLILFHYKRHPQDMGAAEVEAFLTHLAVERQVAAFTQNQTKAALLYLYKLKPASELSARLITLARPG; this is translated from the coding sequence ATGAACGCACCATCGCCCCTCCCAAAAAAACGGCTCTCCCGCCTGCGGGAGCATTTGCGTGGGCGCCACTACAGCATTCGCACGCAAGAAGCTTATGCCGAGTGGGCCAAGTGCCTTATTCTTTTTCACTACAAGCGCCACCCGCAAGACATGGGCGCGGCAGAGGTGGAGGCTTTTTTGACGCATTTGGCCGTGGAGCGGCAAGTGGCAGCATTCACACAAAACCAGACCAAGGCGGCACTGCTGTACCTTTACAAGCTGAAGCCAGCTTCCGAGCTATCTGCAAGGCTTATCACCCTCGCTCGCCCCGGGTAG
- a CDS encoding fumarate hydratase produces the protein MTTSIRQQDLIDSVAGALQYISYYHTPDFIQHLARAYEREQSPAAKDAMAQILTNSKMSATGQRPICQDTGIVNVFLKVGMDVKWEGFTMGLEDAINEGVRRAYNHPDNTLRASVVADPHFKRKNTKDNTPAVINVQIVPGNTVEVTVAAKGGGSENKSKMIMMNPSDDLVEWVLKTIPTMGAGWCPPGMIGIGIGGTAEKAVLLAKESLMEDLDMYELQQKAASGAELDDVEKLRLELFEKINALGIGAQGLGGLTTVLDVKINMYPTHAASKPVAMIPNCAATRHAHFVMDGSGPVYLDPPSLDTWPKIDWAPDYNKSKRVDLNTLTREEVASWKPGDTILLNGKMLTGRDAAHKRIHDMLAKGEKLPVDFTNRVIYYVGPVDPVRDEVVGPAGPTTATRMDKFTEMMLSQTGLISMIGKSERGPVAIEAIKKHKSAYLMAVGGAAYLVSKAIKHAKVVGFEDLGMEAIYEFDVVDMPVTVAVDAGGTSAHITGPAVWKEKIATGEFKGITVAGA, from the coding sequence ATGACAACTTCCATCCGCCAGCAGGACCTGATCGACTCCGTCGCAGGTGCCCTGCAGTACATCAGCTACTACCACACGCCTGATTTCATCCAGCATCTGGCCCGCGCCTATGAGCGCGAGCAAAGCCCTGCGGCCAAGGATGCGATGGCGCAAATTCTCACCAACTCCAAGATGAGCGCCACCGGCCAGCGCCCCATCTGCCAGGACACCGGCATCGTCAACGTGTTCCTCAAAGTGGGCATGGATGTGAAGTGGGAAGGCTTCACCATGGGTCTGGAAGACGCCATCAACGAAGGCGTGCGCCGCGCCTACAACCACCCGGACAACACCCTGCGTGCCTCCGTCGTGGCGGACCCTCACTTCAAGCGCAAGAACACCAAGGACAACACGCCTGCCGTCATCAACGTGCAAATCGTCCCCGGTAACACCGTGGAAGTGACTGTGGCTGCCAAGGGCGGTGGCTCCGAGAACAAGTCCAAAATGATCATGATGAACCCCAGCGACGACCTCGTTGAATGGGTGCTCAAAACCATCCCCACCATGGGCGCAGGCTGGTGCCCCCCCGGCATGATCGGCATCGGCATTGGCGGCACGGCAGAAAAAGCCGTTTTGCTGGCCAAAGAAAGCCTGATGGAAGATCTGGACATGTACGAGCTGCAGCAAAAAGCGGCCAGCGGTGCCGAGCTGGACGACGTGGAAAAGCTGCGTCTGGAGCTGTTCGAGAAGATCAACGCTCTAGGCATTGGTGCCCAAGGTCTGGGCGGCCTCACAACCGTGCTGGACGTCAAGATCAACATGTACCCCACGCACGCCGCCTCCAAGCCCGTGGCCATGATCCCAAACTGCGCCGCCACTCGCCACGCCCACTTTGTGATGGATGGCTCTGGCCCCGTGTATCTGGACCCACCATCGCTGGACACCTGGCCCAAGATCGACTGGGCACCTGACTACAACAAGTCCAAGCGCGTCGACCTGAACACCCTGACCCGCGAAGAAGTTGCCAGCTGGAAGCCCGGCGACACCATCTTGCTCAACGGCAAGATGCTCACCGGCCGTGACGCTGCACACAAGCGCATCCACGACATGCTGGCCAAGGGCGAAAAGCTGCCCGTGGACTTCACCAACCGCGTCATCTACTACGTGGGCCCTGTGGACCCCGTGCGCGACGAAGTGGTTGGCCCTGCAGGCCCCACTACCGCCACCCGCATGGACAAATTCACCGAGATGATGCTGTCACAAACCGGTCTGATCTCCATGATCGGCAAGTCCGAGCGCGGCCCTGTCGCCATCGAAGCCATCAAAAAGCACAAGTCTGCTTACCTGATGGCCGTGGGCGGCGCCGCCTACCTCGTCTCCAAGGCCATCAAACACGCCAAGGTGGTGGGCTTTGAAGACCTGGGCATGGAAGCCATCTACGAATTCGACGTGGTAGACATGCCCGTGACAGTGGCCGTGGATGCCGGCGGCACCAGCGCCCACATCACCGGCCCAGCCGTGTGGAAAGAAAAGATCGCCACGGGCGAATTCAAAGGCATCACCGTCGCCGGCGCGTAA